In a single window of the Coleofasciculaceae cyanobacterium genome:
- a CDS encoding potassium channel protein: MNNYTFKEKYGRLRKELVTGGVVLVIIVLVGTLWYWQVEKWSFSESAYMTVITLSTVGFSEVRPLGERGRLFTVALILMGLLTIGYIVNRFTEALIQGYFQEGIKLRQEKSLIESLDQHYIVCGFGRTGRHVAREFFAEGIPFIIIDDNLEEVEEIKQIGYTVILGDATLDESLLRAKIDRAICLVTALPSDAQNLYTVLSAKTLNPRIRAIARASNEEAVQKLQRAGADAVVSPYITGGKRLAAAALRPQVMDFVDGIITGGNRSYYLEEFLIDSQDCPYVGKTLREAQLRSQSGALVLAIRRFDGNLIAGPTGETEILERDAFICMGTAEQLRTLNKILGPINSNNALRLPKNK, encoded by the coding sequence ATGAATAATTACACTTTTAAAGAAAAGTATGGTCGTTTACGCAAGGAATTAGTCACGGGTGGTGTAGTATTAGTCATTATTGTACTAGTCGGTACTCTTTGGTATTGGCAGGTCGAGAAATGGTCTTTTTCTGAATCAGCGTACATGACCGTGATTACCTTGTCTACGGTCGGGTTTTCTGAGGTGAGACCGCTGGGAGAGAGGGGACGATTATTTACCGTTGCCTTAATCTTAATGGGTTTGCTGACCATTGGTTATATAGTTAATCGTTTTACAGAAGCCCTAATTCAAGGGTATTTTCAGGAAGGAATCAAACTAAGACAGGAGAAGAGTTTGATTGAATCTTTAGATCAACATTACATAGTATGTGGTTTTGGGCGTACAGGTCGTCATGTCGCCCGCGAATTTTTTGCTGAGGGCATTCCCTTTATTATCATTGATGACAATCTTGAAGAGGTAGAAGAAATTAAGCAGATTGGATATACCGTAATTCTGGGAGATGCTACCCTGGATGAATCTTTGCTGCGTGCCAAGATCGATCGAGCAATTTGCTTAGTAACGGCTTTACCCTCAGATGCGCAAAATCTTTATACAGTTTTGTCAGCCAAAACTCTTAACCCTCGAATCAGAGCGATCGCTCGCGCTAGCAACGAAGAAGCCGTACAAAAGCTTCAGCGTGCCGGGGCTGATGCAGTGGTTTCACCCTATATCACTGGCGGAAAAAGACTAGCAGCGGCAGCCTTAAGACCTCAGGTAATGGATTTTGTTGATGGTATCATTACAGGGGGCAACCGTTCTTACTATCTCGAAGAATTTTTAATCGATTCTCAGGACTGTCCCTATGTCGGCAAAACTTTAAGAGAAGCACAATTGCGATCGCAATCAGGAGCTTTAGTCTTAGCAATTCGTCGTTTTGATGGCAATCTGATCGCAGGACCAACGGGAGAAACGGAAATCTTAGAGCGAGATGCCTTTATTTGTATGGGGACAGCAGAGCAATTGCGCACGCTTAACAAGATTTTGGGGCCAATCAATTCTAATAATGCACTGAGATTACCGAAGAATAAGTAA
- a CDS encoding aspartate aminotransferase family protein, with product MIQSTISKNLLSVSTEFDRDRFDNSVMQTYGRFPIAIEKGEGCSLWDTEGKKYLDFVAGIATCTLGHAHPALIAAVTEQIKKLHHVSNLYYIPQQGQLAQWLVDNSCMDKVFFCNSGAEANEAAIKLVRKYAHTYLDKVENPIILTAKSSFHGRTLATVTATGQEKYQKGFGPLFPGFAYVPYNDITAVENAITDLDEGTLSRVVGIMIEPLQGEGGVRPGDLDYFLKLRKICDENKILLVFDEVQVGIGRSGKLWGYENLGVEPDILTSAKGLAGGIPIGAMLCKDSCAAFEPGNHASTFGGNPFACAAALAVLHTLENESILQNVQERGEQLRVRLRAIALKYPTLFTEVRGWGLINGLELSSNIDLTSIEVVKASMDEGLLLAPAGAKVLRFIPPLIVSSEEVDRAVTILTSVIEKLA from the coding sequence GTGATTCAATCCACAATTTCAAAAAATCTTTTATCTGTCAGTACTGAATTCGATCGCGATCGCTTTGATAATAGTGTCATGCAAACCTATGGCCGTTTCCCGATTGCCATTGAAAAAGGCGAGGGCTGTAGTCTTTGGGATACTGAGGGTAAAAAGTATCTGGATTTTGTGGCGGGAATTGCCACCTGTACTTTAGGTCATGCTCATCCTGCTTTGATTGCTGCGGTAACCGAACAAATTAAAAAGTTACACCACGTCTCTAATTTATACTACATTCCGCAACAGGGACAGCTTGCTCAATGGCTAGTCGATAACTCCTGTATGGACAAAGTGTTTTTCTGTAACTCTGGGGCAGAAGCTAACGAAGCAGCAATTAAACTAGTTAGAAAATACGCTCACACTTATTTAGATAAGGTAGAAAATCCGATTATTTTGACTGCTAAATCTAGCTTTCATGGACGTACTCTGGCGACAGTTACCGCTACAGGACAAGAAAAATATCAAAAGGGTTTTGGTCCTTTATTTCCTGGTTTTGCCTATGTTCCCTACAATGATATTACTGCGGTAGAAAACGCAATTACTGACCTTGACGAAGGTACTTTAAGCCGAGTAGTCGGGATCATGATCGAACCTCTTCAAGGAGAAGGTGGGGTGCGTCCAGGAGATTTAGACTATTTCTTGAAACTGCGTAAAATCTGCGACGAAAATAAGATCTTGTTGGTGTTTGACGAGGTGCAGGTGGGGATCGGCAGAAGCGGTAAACTCTGGGGTTATGAAAATTTGGGGGTAGAGCCAGATATTCTCACCAGTGCCAAAGGTTTAGCCGGTGGCATTCCCATCGGTGCAATGCTTTGTAAAGACTCCTGTGCTGCATTTGAACCAGGAAATCATGCCAGTACTTTTGGCGGTAATCCTTTTGCCTGTGCTGCTGCTTTGGCGGTATTACATACTCTAGAAAACGAAAGCATCTTACAAAATGTTCAAGAGCGAGGAGAACAGCTTCGGGTTAGACTCAGAGCGATCGCACTTAAATATCCTACCTTGTTTACTGAAGTTCGTGGTTGGGGTCTAATCAATGGCTTAGAATTAAGCTCTAATATCGATCTAACCTCGATTGAAGTCGTGAAAGCGTCCATGGATGAGGGTTTATTACTCGCTCCCGCAGGAGCAAAAGTACTCCGCTTTATTCCTCCTTTGATCGTCTCTTCAGAGGAAGTAGACCGAGCCGTAACTATTTTGACAAGCGTAATTGAAAAACTTGCTTAA
- a CDS encoding lysozyme, protein MNKYIDSVIVLTSICSMGLATISIAQGKIYEPSKNVVKDLQLERLDNSLEIKLKKLEGFREQTSTQPQVKPISDIAVNLVKEFEGFADSAYVDTDGTPVIGYGLSTIAGKPVQLGDRISPLQAENALKHQLQEIHQELDKIVQVNLSDRQFSALASISFNVGINSIKDSTLVKKINAEDYAGAANEFLRWDKANLQGTLVQMPGLTRRRQAERQLFLDSNRF, encoded by the coding sequence TTGAATAAGTACATTGATAGCGTAATTGTACTAACCAGTATTTGCTCTATGGGTTTAGCTACCATATCTATTGCTCAAGGGAAAATTTATGAACCGTCTAAAAATGTGGTTAAAGATCTTCAATTAGAACGCCTAGATAATTCTCTAGAGATCAAGCTCAAAAAACTAGAAGGATTTAGAGAACAAACTTCAACACAACCGCAGGTCAAACCTATATCTGACATAGCAGTTAACTTGGTCAAAGAATTTGAAGGATTTGCCGATAGCGCTTATGTCGATACTGATGGAACACCTGTAATTGGTTACGGTTTATCGACAATAGCAGGAAAACCCGTACAGCTCGGCGATCGCATTTCTCCGCTCCAGGCTGAAAACGCTTTGAAGCATCAATTACAAGAAATTCATCAAGAATTAGACAAAATAGTACAGGTTAATTTAAGCGATCGCCAGTTCAGCGCGTTAGCTTCTATCTCATTTAATGTAGGAATTAACTCGATTAAAGACAGCACTTTAGTTAAAAAAATTAATGCTGAAGATTATGCTGGTGCAGCTAATGAGTTTCTGCGTTGGGATAAAGCCAATCTACAAGGCACACTGGTACAGATGCCAGGACTAACTAGAAGAAGGCAAGCGGAAAGACAATTATTTTTAGATTCAAATAGATTTTAG
- a CDS encoding glycoside hydrolase 100 family protein has translation MSVKQSYVIAAEAWQALESSIIYYRGNPIGTLAACDYSSPSLNYDQCFVRDFVPAAVIFLVRGRSEIVRNFLTETLQLQIKEKQLDFLEPGRGLMPASFKVLHQGGEEFLKADFGDHAIGRVTPVDSCLWWMFLLRAYVKATAENSFAHSPEMQKGIRLIIELCLSARFDMYPTLLVPDGACMIDRRMGINGHPLEIQALFHTTLRCAKELLLYNEENVTILQAIDSRIAPLTSHIRHNYWLDPEKLNVIYRYHSEEYGEDALNQFNIYADSIPYAALSEWFPEDGGYLAGNLGPSHLDCRFFALGNLMAILSSLVMRQQGQIIMHTIEQRWEDLIGWMPMKICFPALKGRDWQLLTGCDPKNRPWSYHNGGNWPVLLGFLVAAAVKMDRFDLAQRAIDIAAKRLHKDEWAEYYDGKNGRLVGKEARKYQNWTISSFLLAQDLIDNPKYLDWISHDGDVKRSRFSSYK, from the coding sequence TTGAGTGTCAAACAAAGTTATGTTATCGCTGCCGAAGCATGGCAAGCCCTTGAATCATCCATCATCTACTATCGTGGAAATCCTATAGGTACTTTAGCTGCTTGTGACTATAGTTCACCTTCCTTAAACTATGACCAATGCTTTGTGCGCGATTTTGTTCCCGCAGCCGTAATTTTTTTGGTCAGAGGTAGAAGCGAAATTGTCCGTAATTTTTTAACTGAAACACTCCAACTACAAATTAAGGAAAAACAGCTTGATTTTTTAGAGCCAGGACGAGGATTAATGCCCGCTAGTTTTAAAGTACTGCATCAGGGAGGGGAAGAATTTCTTAAAGCTGACTTTGGCGATCATGCTATAGGCAGAGTCACTCCTGTTGATTCTTGTCTGTGGTGGATGTTTCTCTTGCGAGCTTATGTCAAGGCTACAGCCGAAAATTCTTTTGCCCACAGTCCCGAAATGCAAAAGGGCATCAGATTAATTATTGAGCTTTGTCTTTCGGCACGGTTTGATATGTACCCAACGCTACTTGTTCCTGATGGAGCTTGTATGATTGACCGTCGTATGGGGATTAATGGACATCCGCTGGAGATTCAAGCTTTGTTTCATACTACCCTAAGATGCGCCAAGGAATTACTGCTATACAATGAAGAAAATGTCACAATTCTCCAGGCAATTGACAGCCGTATTGCTCCTTTAACCAGTCATATCCGTCATAACTATTGGCTAGATCCAGAAAAGTTAAACGTGATTTATCGCTATCACTCTGAAGAATATGGAGAAGATGCCTTAAATCAATTTAATATTTATGCAGATTCCATTCCCTATGCAGCATTAAGTGAATGGTTTCCCGAAGATGGGGGTTATCTGGCAGGTAATTTAGGTCCGTCTCATCTTGACTGTCGCTTTTTTGCCTTGGGTAACTTGATGGCGATTCTTTCATCTTTAGTTATGCGTCAACAGGGGCAGATTATCATGCACACCATCGAACAAAGATGGGAAGATTTAATTGGCTGGATGCCAATGAAAATCTGCTTTCCTGCCCTCAAAGGTCGCGATTGGCAACTACTTACTGGCTGCGATCCTAAAAACCGTCCCTGGTCTTATCATAATGGCGGAAATTGGCCAGTATTACTGGGATTTCTAGTAGCAGCGGCAGTTAAAATGGATCGTTTTGATTTAGCCCAGAGGGCAATTGACATTGCCGCCAAACGCCTCCATAAAGACGAGTGGGCAGAATATTATGATGGCAAAAATGGTCGCTTGGTCGGGAAAGAAGCCAGAAAATATCAAAATTGGACAATATCTAGCTTCTTGTTGGCTCAAGATCTGATCGACAATCCTAAATATCTGGATTGGATCTCTCACGATGGAGATGTCAAGCGATCGCGTTTTTCTAGTTACAAGTAA
- a CDS encoding COP23 domain-containing protein, whose product MNLNNHLKTLVSLFTIPGAIALLGIPSSVNALSVDNLSLNSTHQLRQVLSQNSEPPEVIINEPNRRSVPSSSSTVTRNGDTRFTCELVNGEYTVMYYPESQPNEKYPWAIPSELGGGWTPEKRCDAITSRFESYREDGLLELTTGTENGYDTICVTTQLDPTDCRIVLTVPPGQDPQLTRDLIFDNLLVADDGGSTQGVYTFGDNQSSSDILGEIGNVINGKNGNTPRNSPENIDLRPFLDPADGGTGQQLKSNSAVPQSNNVQHKPALFK is encoded by the coding sequence ATGAATTTAAACAATCATCTAAAAACTTTGGTTTCGCTATTTACTATTCCTGGAGCGATCGCATTACTAGGTATACCAAGCAGCGTCAACGCCCTTTCAGTAGATAATTTGAGTCTGAATAGTACTCACCAGTTACGGCAAGTTTTGAGTCAAAATAGCGAACCGCCAGAGGTAATTATTAATGAACCTAATCGTCGTTCTGTTCCCTCATCTTCTTCTACTGTCACTCGTAATGGAGATACCAGATTTACTTGTGAACTAGTTAATGGTGAATACACTGTAATGTATTATCCCGAAAGCCAGCCCAATGAGAAATATCCTTGGGCTATTCCCAGTGAGTTAGGCGGTGGTTGGACTCCTGAGAAACGCTGCGATGCGATTACTTCTCGCTTTGAATCTTATCGTGAGGATGGATTGCTAGAGTTGACTACTGGAACTGAAAATGGCTACGATACAATCTGTGTAACTACTCAGTTAGACCCCACAGACTGCCGTATTGTTTTGACTGTTCCCCCTGGACAAGATCCTCAGCTAACTCGCGATCTAATCTTTGATAATTTATTAGTTGCTGATGACGGCGGTTCAACTCAAGGAGTATATACCTTTGGTGACAATCAATCCAGCAGCGATATTTTAGGTGAGATCGGTAACGTAATTAATGGTAAAAACGGGAATACGCCCCGTAATTCTCCAGAAAATATTGACCTCAGACCTTTTTTAGATCCTGCTGATGGTGGTACAGGACAACAGTTAAAAAGCAATTCCGCTGTACCCCAATCTAATAACGTTCAACACAAGCCAGCTCTGTTTAAGTAG
- the hemE gene encoding uroporphyrinogen decarboxylase, whose amino-acid sequence MSGANETPLLLRAARGEKLERPPVWMMRQAGRYMKAYRDIRAKYPSFRERSEIPEVAIEISLQPWKAFQPDGVIMFSDIVTPLPGLGIEMDIAEGKGPIISSPIRSQQQVDELRALEPEESLPFIKTILQSLRSEVNNKSTVLGFVGAPWTLAAYAVEGKGSKTYANIKGMAFSDPTILHQLLSKLADAIATYICYQIDCGAQAVQMFDSWAGQLCPQDYEAFALPYQQQVFRKVKETHPDTPLILLVSGSAGLLERMTSSGADIINVDWTVDMAEARQRLGKEMKVQGNIDPGVLFGSREVIRDRILDTIRKAGDQGHILNLGHGVLVGTPEDNVRYFFETAKQADQLLAHA is encoded by the coding sequence ATGAGTGGAGCGAATGAAACGCCATTATTGTTAAGAGCAGCCCGTGGCGAAAAGCTAGAACGTCCTCCTGTATGGATGATGCGGCAAGCGGGCAGATATATGAAAGCATATCGCGATATCCGAGCCAAATATCCTAGCTTCCGCGAACGTTCCGAGATTCCCGAAGTAGCAATTGAGATCTCTTTGCAACCTTGGAAAGCTTTCCAACCCGATGGTGTAATTATGTTTTCCGATATTGTTACGCCCCTGCCTGGCTTAGGGATCGAAATGGATATCGCCGAAGGAAAAGGCCCGATTATTAGTTCGCCGATTCGTTCTCAACAGCAGGTAGATGAATTACGCGCCTTAGAACCAGAAGAGTCTCTTCCTTTTATCAAAACGATCTTACAAAGTCTGCGTTCTGAAGTAAATAATAAATCCACAGTACTAGGTTTCGTCGGTGCGCCATGGACTTTGGCTGCTTATGCAGTAGAGGGAAAAGGTTCAAAAACCTATGCCAATATAAAAGGGATGGCTTTTTCAGATCCAACGATTTTACATCAGTTGTTGAGTAAGTTGGCTGATGCGATCGCTACTTATATTTGCTATCAAATCGACTGTGGCGCTCAAGCAGTACAGATGTTCGATTCTTGGGCAGGACAATTATGTCCCCAAGATTATGAAGCTTTTGCTTTACCTTATCAGCAGCAGGTATTTCGTAAGGTAAAAGAAACTCATCCCGATACACCCCTGATACTTTTGGTCAGCGGTAGCGCAGGTTTATTAGAGCGCATGACTTCTTCTGGGGCAGATATCATCAACGTAGATTGGACAGTTGACATGGCAGAAGCCAGACAGCGATTAGGCAAAGAGATGAAAGTACAGGGTAATATAGATCCTGGGGTTTTGTTTGGTTCTAGAGAAGTGATTCGAGATCGCATCTTAGACACGATTCGCAAAGCAGGCGATCAAGGACATATTCTTAATTTAGGACATGGTGTTTTAGTTGGCACTCCTGAAGATAATGTGCGTTATTTCTTTGAAACCGCTAAACAAGCCGATCAATTGTTGGCTCACGCTTAA
- a CDS encoding response regulator, whose amino-acid sequence MNHSATFDYCSKTVLVINNNNNNDDDVNLASNSSILASFHQVFLSVSDAHNALSWVQQNQPDLIILDLEWSQIVRLQLIAALRLDWLTRNIPIMLIVSSTAQGLHSTAQLDYDACLVKPYSITDLDKKICSLVSIPACELSATAV is encoded by the coding sequence ATGAATCATAGTGCGACTTTTGACTACTGCTCGAAAACGGTACTCGTAATTAATAATAATAATAATAATGATGATGATGTAAATCTCGCCTCAAATTCTTCGATCCTGGCTTCGTTTCATCAAGTTTTTCTTTCGGTTTCAGATGCACATAATGCTTTATCTTGGGTACAACAAAATCAACCCGATTTAATAATTCTAGATTTAGAGTGGTCACAGATAGTTCGTCTACAATTAATTGCAGCGTTAAGATTGGATTGGCTAACTCGCAACATTCCGATTATGCTAATAGTCAGCTCTACTGCTCAAGGGCTTCATTCAACTGCACAACTCGATTATGATGCCTGTCTAGTAAAACCATATTCCATTACCGACTTAGACAAAAAAATCTGTTCTTTGGTGTCAATTCCTGCCTGTGAATTGTCTGCTACGGCAGTCTGA
- a CDS encoding DUF4278 domain-containing protein, with protein MRLQFRGKTYEHTNVAMDVSEGEVGGMYRGKPWKVHYLKEQHRHNHNAKSDLTYRGIHYTKD; from the coding sequence ATGAGACTACAATTTAGAGGAAAAACTTACGAACATACTAATGTAGCAATGGACGTAAGTGAAGGCGAGGTTGGCGGAATGTATCGCGGTAAACCTTGGAAGGTGCATTACCTAAAAGAACAACATCGTCACAACCACAACGCCAAATCAGATTTGACCTACCGTGGTATTCACTACACTAAAGATTAG
- the coaE gene encoding dephospho-CoA kinase (Dephospho-CoA kinase (CoaE) performs the final step in coenzyme A biosynthesis.): protein MVRNVNIQHQLNMELANRLIGLTGGIGTGKTTVSNYLAEKYNLPVLDADIYARQALAQDSPILQNVLARYGDRLKLPDTSLNRSALAEIIFNDPKEKQWLESKIHPFVRDRFTQELQRTQNDTIVLAIPLLFEANLTDTVTEIWVVSCDRSLQIARLQQRNGLTLEQAQARIDNQLPLSEKVALADIVLNNDADLEHLYAQVDFALTLNPKTV, encoded by the coding sequence GTGGTTAGAAACGTCAATATTCAGCATCAGTTAAACATGGAATTAGCAAATCGACTTATTGGATTGACAGGGGGAATTGGTACAGGAAAAACCACCGTATCAAATTACTTGGCAGAGAAATATAATTTACCAGTTTTAGATGCAGATATTTATGCCAGACAAGCACTTGCCCAGGATTCTCCTATATTACAAAATGTTTTGGCGCGATATGGCGATCGCCTTAAATTGCCAGATACTAGTCTCAATCGTTCTGCTTTGGCAGAAATTATTTTTAATGACCCTAAAGAGAAACAATGGCTAGAAAGCAAGATTCATCCTTTTGTTCGCGATCGCTTTACCCAAGAATTACAGCGTACTCAAAACGATACAATAGTATTGGCTATTCCTCTTTTATTTGAAGCCAACTTAACTGACACGGTGACCGAGATTTGGGTAGTTAGTTGCGATCGTTCTTTACAAATTGCTCGATTGCAACAGCGCAATGGCTTAACTCTTGAGCAAGCGCAGGCGAGAATTGATAATCAACTTCCTTTGTCAGAAAAAGTCGCTTTAGCTGATATTGTCCTGAATAACGATGCTGACTTAGAACATTTGTATGCTCAAGTCGATTTTGCCCTAACCTTAAATCCAAAAACTGTATAA
- a CDS encoding flavin reductase family protein yields MLRKIPHGLYICGVKEGEEMNGFTVSWLMQSSFEPPLVVNCVKKGTISHKMIENTQVFAISFLEADQKDLAASFFKPKARVGNKFEDVEFYPGEETGCPIIKDSLGYIECKVVDTVEEGDHTVYVSEVIASGIHREGDQLLLSSTGWEYGG; encoded by the coding sequence ATGCTACGTAAGATTCCCCACGGACTATACATTTGTGGTGTCAAAGAAGGTGAGGAAATGAATGGTTTTACCGTTAGCTGGCTAATGCAATCTTCTTTTGAACCACCTTTAGTGGTTAACTGTGTCAAAAAAGGCACTATTTCCCATAAAATGATCGAAAACACTCAAGTATTTGCGATTAGTTTTTTAGAAGCAGACCAAAAAGATCTAGCTGCATCTTTCTTCAAACCTAAAGCCCGTGTTGGTAACAAATTTGAAGATGTAGAGTTTTATCCAGGAGAAGAGACAGGCTGTCCAATTATTAAAGACTCTTTGGGATACATTGAATGTAAAGTTGTCGATACAGTAGAAGAAGGCGATCACACTGTTTATGTCTCAGAAGTAATTGCTTCTGGTATTCATCGCGAAGGCGATCAACTGCTATTATCTAGCACTGGTTGGGAATACGGCGGTTAA
- a CDS encoding transposase, producing the protein MLQKRLSRKMKRGKNYEKARIIVAKQHNHIAFKRADYQFKLAHKLYDMADTIYVEDCDFRIMAKGMLGKHTIDAAFGKQRDISKYVARKRDVFIGRIDHRGTSQTFPNCRTEVRKDLSVRLHECNECDYVVDRDIASAQEICNRGIETYGINAWGNPRRRALTYRGTPEKHANNAGGKSTPHFRSRNWHS; encoded by the coding sequence GTGCTACAAAAGCGTCTGTCAAGAAAGATGAAACGGGGAAAGAACTACGAGAAAGCGAGAATTATTGTAGCCAAACAACATAACCATATAGCGTTCAAACGTGCTGACTATCAATTCAAACTAGCCCATAAACTCTATGACATGGCAGATACGATCTACGTTGAAGATTGTGACTTTCGTATTATGGCAAAGGGTATGCTGGGCAAGCATACAATTGATGCAGCATTTGGTAAACAGCGAGACATATCAAAATATGTAGCTCGAAAGCGAGATGTATTTATTGGTCGGATAGACCATCGTGGGACATCTCAAACCTTTCCTAACTGCCGTACTGAAGTCAGAAAAGATCTAAGCGTGAGGCTGCATGAATGCAACGAATGTGATTATGTTGTCGATAGAGACATAGCCTCAGCGCAGGAAATATGCAATCGAGGAATAGAAACGTACGGCATAAACGCCTGGGGAAACCCCAGGCGACGCGCACTCACGTATCGGGGAACTCCCGAAAAGCACGCGAATAATGCGGGAGGAAAATCCACACCGCATTTTCGCTCAAGAAATTGGCACTCTTGA
- a CDS encoding DUF4126 domain-containing protein — MEIILALGLGVTLSAASGFRLFVPPLALSLAALYGDLELSFGFDWVGTYPTAIALGIATVVEIFAYYIPVVDNFLDTIEIPTAVTIGTLLTAATLGDVDSLLLWWLIAAIAGGGTAGIVVAFTALTRLAFTGMTGGLGNFLVATTEALSSGVLSILALTILPLAMALVLGLLILAIVRLTKFIAARKRKQNRNSKT; from the coding sequence ATGGAAATTATTCTGGCACTTGGTCTAGGAGTTACCCTGAGTGCAGCTTCTGGATTTCGCTTGTTTGTGCCTCCATTAGCGTTAAGTTTGGCTGCGCTTTATGGAGATCTAGAACTGTCTTTTGGCTTTGATTGGGTGGGAACATATCCTACCGCGATCGCTCTGGGGATAGCTACCGTAGTCGAAATCTTTGCTTATTACATTCCTGTCGTAGATAACTTTTTGGATACGATTGAAATTCCTACCGCAGTTACCATCGGTACTTTATTAACGGCGGCTACCTTGGGGGATGTTGATTCATTATTATTATGGTGGCTAATAGCAGCGATCGCAGGAGGCGGTACAGCAGGTATTGTTGTGGCTTTTACGGCTCTAACCAGGCTAGCTTTTACAGGAATGACGGGGGGGTTAGGTAATTTTTTAGTAGCCACTACAGAAGCATTAAGCTCTGGTGTCTTGTCAATTTTAGCTTTAACTATACTGCCTTTGGCCATGGCTTTAGTACTTGGTCTATTAATCTTAGCGATAGTTAGACTGACTAAGTTTATTGCTGCACGCAAACGCAAGCAAAACAGAAATTCCAAGACTTGA